From a single Candoia aspera isolate rCanAsp1 chromosome 10, rCanAsp1.hap2, whole genome shotgun sequence genomic region:
- the CNR2 gene encoding cannabinoid receptor 2 — protein sequence MEGCSLSETVTNFECNSTLLHIECFMVLSESAKPTIAVLCCGIGGLCIIENSLVLFLIFSSSKLRKKPSYILLSNLALADTLATIIFVSSFLNFHVFNGTDPSKEIYLLKLGGVNASFTASLGSLLLMAFDRYVCILKPSQYKLLVTRRRAVVALLVLWATVLSLSSLPLLGWNCCSLHCTCSQLFPFVANSYLSSWITMVMILLASIIYAYTYILWKAHQHALYMKKYHLEVSQQNTKMRIDIKLAKTLLIVLMVLVICWSPGLFLMTYSLFSKMENFARTVFAFCITLCLVNSMVNPAIYALQSKELRSSLGRTCSCFGKVLCISKTNQEAESS from the coding sequence ATGGAGGGATGCAGCCTGAGTGAAACAGTCACTAACTTTGAATGCAATTCCACCTTGCTGCACATAGAGTGCTTCATGGTCCTCAGCGAATCAGCAAAGCCCACTATTGCTGTGCTCTGTTGTGGCATTGGTGGGCTTTGCATCATAGAGAATTCCTTGGTGCTGTTcctcatcttttcttcttcaaagcTTCGGAAGAAACCTTCTTACATCCTTCTCAGCAACCTGGCCTTAGCTGACACCCTGGCAACCATTATATTTGTCAGCAGCTTTCTTAACTTCCATGTTTTTAATGGGACAGATCCTTCCAAGGAGATATACTTGCTAAAACTTGGTGGAGTCAACGCCTCCTTCACAGCCTCCCTTGGCAGCCTGCTCCTGATGGCGTTTGACCGGTACGTCTGTATCCTCAAGCCCAGCCAGTACAAGCTGTTGGTCACCAGAAGAAGAGCTGTGGTGGCCCTGTTAGTGCTGTGGGCTACTGTCCTGTCCCTGTCCTCCTTGCCTCTTCTGGGATGGAACTGCTGTAGTCTCCACTGTACCTGCTCCCAGCTATTCCCTTTTGTTGCTAACAGCTACCTCTCAAGCTGGATTACCATGGTGATGATCCTCCTGGCTTCCATCATATATGCATACACGTACATCCTTTGGAAGGCTCATCAACATGCCTTGTACATGAAGAAGTACCATCTGGAAGTGAGCCAACAGAACACAAAGATGAGAATTGACATCAAGCTGGCCAAGACGTTGTTGATCGTCCTGATGGTCCTGGTGATATGCTGGTCACCGGGCTTGTTTCTTATGACCTATAGCctcttttcaaaaatggaaaacttTGCCAGGACAGTGTTTGCCTTCTGCATCACCCTCTGTCTGGTCAACTCAATGGTGAACCCAGCTATCTATGCCCTACAAAGCAAAGAGCTACGCTCTTCTCTGGGGAGAACCTGCTCCTGTTTCGGGAAGGTGCTGTGCATCTCAAAGACCAATCAGGAAGCAGAAAGCTCTTAA
- the FUCA1 gene encoding tissue alpha-L-fucosidase — MAAERLHSGAGALLLLLLLLLLLCGGAVPRSPARPRFSPDWASLDARPLPGWFDAAKVGVFVHWGVFSVPAWGSEWFWWHWKGERLPDYERFVRARFPPGASYADFAARFTADDFQPEQWAQLFQDAGARYVVFTTKHHEGFTNWGSKTSWNWNSVDTGPHRDLVGELGDAVRKRNISYGLYHSLFEWFHPLYLLDKNNSFKSQFFVSEKTLPELYELVLRYKPDLIWSDGDWEAPDTYWNSTSFLAWLYNDSPVKDTVVVNDRWGFNCSCHHGGYYNCQDKFKPGTLPDHKWEMCSSIDTRSWGYRSNMQFYELMDDFSIIRELVSTVSYGGNYLLNVGPTKEGTIVPIFQERLLALGTWLKINGEAIYESKPWRTQKENCSAEIWYTSKGPAVYAIFLVWPEDGALTLSSPVPSASTQASMLGFSKPLKWQSSPQKKLQVFLPTENHWLLPVQHGWAIKLLGVS, encoded by the exons ATGGCCGCCGAGCGGCTGCATTCGGGGGCCGGggcgttgctgctgctgctgctgctgctgctgctgctttgcggCGGGGCCGTTCCGCGGAGCCCGGCGCGGCCGCGCTTCTCGCCCGACTGGGCCAGCCTGGACGCGCGGCCGCTGCCGGGCTGGTTCGACGCCGCCAAGGTCGGGGTCTTCGTGCACTGGGGGGTCTTCTCGGTGCCGGCCTGGGGCTCCGAGTGGTTCTGGTGGCACTGGAAGGGCGAGCGCCTGCCCGACTACGAGCGCTTCGTCCGCGCGCGCTTCCCGCCGGGCGCGTCCTACGCCGACTTCGCCGCGCGCTTCACCGCCGACGACTTCCAGCCGGAGCAGTGGGCGCAGCTCTTCCAGGACGCCGGTGCCAG ATATGTGGTGTTTACCACTAAGCATCATGAGGGCTTCACCAACTGGGGGTCCAAAACATCCTGGAACTGGAATTCAGTGGATACCGGCCCCCACCGTGACTTGGTTGGTGAACTAGGAGATGCTGTCCGAAAAAG AAACATATCCTATGGACTGTATCATTCCCTTTTTGAATGGTTTCATCCATTGTATTTACTGGACAAAAACAATAGCTTCAAGAGCCAGTTTTTCGTCTCTGAGAAGACTCTTCCAGAGCTTTATGAACTTGTTCTAAG GTACAAGCCGGATCTTATTTGGTCGGATGGTGATTGGGAAGCTCCAGATACTTACTGGAACTCAACGTCTTTCCTTGCCTGGCTGTACAACGATAGCCCAGTAAAG GATACTGTGGTGGTGAACGATCGGTGGGGCTTCAACTGTTCCTGCCACCATGGGGGCTACTACAATTGCCAGGATAAATTCAAGCCTGGCACTCTGCCAGACCACAAGTGGGAGATGTGCAGCTCTATTGACACCAGATCGTGGGGGTATCGCAGCAACATGCAATTTTATGAGCTCATGGATGACTTCAGCATTATTCGG GAACTTGTGAGTACTGTCAGCTATGGAGGAAATTACCTTCTCAACGTGGGGCCAACGAAAGAAGGGACGATTGTTCCAATTTTCCAAGAGAGGCTCTTGGCACTTGGGACGTGGCTGAAGATTAACGGGGAGGCCATTTATGAATCAAAGCCATGGCGGACACAGAAGGAGAATTGCAGTGCCGAGATATG GTACACTTCGAAGGGGCCTGCAGTCTATGCTATTTTCTTGGTTTGGCCAGAAGATGGTGCATTGACTCTTTCCTCACCTGTTCCGTCTGCAAGCACTCAA GCCAGTATGTTGGGATTCTCTAAGCCTTTGAAGTGGCAGTCATCACCACAAAAAAAATTGCAAGTCTTTTTGCCCACAGAAAATCATTGGCTTCTCCCAGTCCAGCACGGCTGGGCTATTAAGCTACTTGGAGTATCGTGA